In the Dermochelys coriacea isolate rDerCor1 chromosome 25, rDerCor1.pri.v4, whole genome shotgun sequence genome, one interval contains:
- the FEM1A gene encoding protein fem-1 homolog A, giving the protein MDLRTAVYNAARDGKLKLLQKVLGSRSREELEALTAGPGGGGTPLLIAARHGHREVVEYLLDHCGARVEEGGSVSFDGETIEGAPPLWAASAAGHLAVVRCLLERGASVNQTTLTNSTPLRAACFDGHLEIVRYLVGERGADLEVANRHGHTCLMISCYKGHREIAGYLLEKGADVNRRSVKGNTALHDCAESGSLEILQLLLRAKARMERDGYGMTPLLAASVTGHTNIVEYLIQGGLQNEEGDEMLGNEDGDCPARGRQQRGCGTGQETHQCCPEEGQQEGQNGCCATRQDEQQGPYECCSRGAAVEALELLGATFVDKKRDLLGALKYWRRAMELRHQGGQYLTKPEPQQLVLAYDYSREVSTLEELEALITDPDEMRMQALLIRERILGPSHPDTSYYIRYRGAVYADSGNFERCINLWKYALDMQQGNLEPLSPMTASSFLSFAELFSYVLQDRSKGTLATQLGFSDLMGVLSKGVREVERALLLHKDPVADSAQFTKALAIILHLVFLLEKVECTPEQEHQKRQTIYCLLKCSPRAKNGFTPLHMAVDKDTTTVGRYPVGKFPSLHVVNLLLECGADPDSRDYDNNTPLHIAAQNNCPLIMSALMEAGAHMDATNAFKQTAYELLDEKLLTKSMMQPFNYITLQCLAARALDKHKIPYKGFIPEELEAFIELH; this is encoded by the coding sequence ATGGACCTGCGCACGGCCGTCTACAACGCGGCCCGCGACGGGAAGCTCAAGCTGCTGCAGAAGGTGCTGGGCAGCCGGAGCCGGGAGGAGCTGGAGGCCCTGACGGCCGGGCCGGGCGGAGGGGGGACCCCGCTGCTCATCGCCGCCCGCCACGGGCACCGGGAGGTGGTGGAGTACCTGCTGGACCACTGCGGCGCCCGGGTGGAGGAGGGGGGCTCGGTCAGCTTCGACGGCGAGACCATCGAGGGGGCCCCGCCGCTGTGGGCCGCCTCGGCCGCCGGCCACCTGGCGGTGGTGCGCTGCCTGCTGGAGCGGGGGGCCTCGGTGAACCAGACCACGCTGACCAACTCCACCCCGCTGCGGGCCGCCTGCTTCGACGGCCACCTGGAGATCGTGCGCTACCtggtgggggagcggggggccGACCTGGAGGTGGCCAACCGCCACGGGCACACCTGCCTGATGATCTCCTGCTACAAGGGGCACCGCGAGATCGCCGGCTACCTGCTGGAGAAGGGGGCGGACGTCAACCGCCGCAGCGTGAAGGGCAACACCGCCCTGCACGACTGCGCCGAGTCCGGGAGCCTGGAgatcctgcagctgctgctccgcGCCAAGGCCCGCATGGAGCGGGATGGTTACGGCATGACCCCGCTGCTGGCTGCCAGCGTCACCGGGCACACCAACATCGTGGAGTACCTCATCCAAGGAGGGCTGCAAAACGAGGAGGGGGATGAGATGTTGGGGAACGAGGACGGGGACTGCCCGGCGAGGGGGCGGCAGCAGAGGGGTTGTGGGACTGGCCAGGAAACACATCAGTGCTGCCCCGAGGAAGGGCAGCAAGAGGGCCAGAACGGATGCTGTGCCACTCGCCAGGATGAGCAGCAGGGCCCTTATGAGTGCTGCAGTCGAGGGGCTGCTGTAGAAGCCCTGGAGCTGCTAGGAGCCACCTTTGTGGATAAGAAGCGTGACTTGCTGGGGGCTCTCAAGTACTGGCGAAGAGCCATGGAGCTTCGGCACCAGGGGGGGCAGTACCTGAccaagcctgagccccagcagctggtgctggcttaTGACTACTCCCGGGAGGTGAGCACCCTGGAGGAACTAGAAGCCCTGATCACTGACCCGGATGAGATGCGCATGCAGGCACTTCTGATCCGAGAGCGCATCCTGGGCCCCTCTCATCCAGACACCTCTTATTACATCCGTTACCGGGGGGCAGTCTATGCTGACTCGGGCAACTTTGAACGCTGTATTAACCTATGGAAGTATGCTCTGGACATGCAGCAAGGCAACCTGGAGCCCCTCAGCCCCATGACTGCCAGCAGCTTCCTTTCTTTTGCTGAGCTCTTCTCCTATGTGCTTCAGGACCGCTCCAAGGGCACCTTAGCTACTCAGCTGGGCTTCTCCGACCTCATGGGAGTGCTGAGCAAAGGGGTCCGGGAGGTAGAGCGGGCGCTTCTGCTTCACAAGGACCCAGTGGCTGACTCTGCACAGTTCACCAAGGCACTAGCCATcatcctccatctggtcttcctGCTGGAGAAGGTGGAATGCACCCCTGAGCAGGAGCACCAGAAGCGCCAGACCATCTACTGCTTGCTCAAGTGCAGTCCCAGGGCCAAGAACGGGTTCACTCCCTTGCACATGGCTGTGGACAAGGACACCACCACAGTGGGGCGCTACCCAGTGGGCAAGTTCCCGTCTCTCCATGTCGTGAACCTGCTGCTGGAATGTGGGGCTGACCCAGACAGCCGTGACTATGACAACAACACCCCGCTGCACATTGCTGCCCAGAACAACTGCCCACTGATCATGAGTGCCCTGATGGAGGCCGGGGCCCACATGGATGCTACCAATGCCTTCAAGCAGACAGCTTACGAGCTGCTGGATGAGAAGCTGCTTACCAAGAGCATGATGCAGCCCTTTAACTACATCACCCTCCAGTGCCTTGCTGCCCGTGCCCTGGACAAGCACAAGATCCCTTACAAGGGCTTCATCCCTGAGGAGCTGGAGGCCTTCATTGAACTTCATTAG